A single genomic interval of Ovis aries strain OAR_USU_Benz2616 breed Rambouillet chromosome 9, ARS-UI_Ramb_v3.0, whole genome shotgun sequence harbors:
- the GPR20 gene encoding G-protein coupled receptor 20 → MPSMAPTGPSAGAAPNTTAAPAAAWTNVSLPEMPLFHRFAQLDEQLHATFPGLWLALMAVHGVIFLAGMVLNGLALYVFGCRTQAKTPSVVYTINLVVTDLLVGLSLPTRFAVFYGARGCLRCALPHVFGYFLNMHCSILFLSCICVDRYLAIVRPGGSRRWRQPACARAVCAFVWLAAGAVTLSVLGVTSAGGPCCRIFALTVLEFLLPLLVISVFTGRIVCALSRPGLLRQGRQRRVRAMQLLLTVLVIFLVCFTPFHARQVAVALWPSVPRRASLVAYHVAVTLSSLNSCMDPIVYCFVTSSFQTTVHGLCGRRGAECEPNGCDMVSVHKSSKSSAHHHILGARARAVTQALPNRPDA, encoded by the coding sequence ATGCCCTCCATGGCTCCCACGGGGCCCTCAGCTGGGGCGGCCCCCAACACCACAGCGGCACCGGCGGCGGCGTGGACCAACGTCAGCCTGCCGGAGATGCCCCTGTTCCACCGGTTTGCCCAGCTGGACGAGCAGCTGCACGCCACCTTCCCGGGCCTGTGGCTGGCGCTGATGGCAGTGCACGGCGTCATCTTCCTGGCAGGGATGGTGCTCAACGGGCTGGCACTCTATGTCTTCGGCTGCCGCACCCAGGCCAAGACGCCGTCGGTCGTCTATACCATCAACCTGGTGGTGACCGACCTGCTGGTGGGCCTGTCCCTGCCCACGCGCTTCGCCGTCTTCTACGGCGCCCGCGGCTGCCTGCGCTGCGCGCTGCCGCACGTCTTCGGCTACTTTCTCAACATGCACTGCTCCATCCTCTTCCTCAGCTGCATCTGCGTGGATCGCTACCTGGCCATCGTGCGGCCCGGCGGCTCCCGCCGCTGGCGCCAGCCGGCCTGCGCCAGGGCCGTGTGTGCCTTCGTGTGGCTGGCCGCTGGCGCCGTGACCCTGTCCGTGCTGGGCGTGACGAGCGCCGGCGGCCCCTGCTGCCGCATCTTCGCGCTGACTGTCCTGGAGTTCCTGCTGCCGCTGCTGGTCATCAGCGTGTTCACCGGCCGCATCGTGTGCGCGCTATCGCGGCCCGGCCTGCTGCGCCAGGGCCGCCAGCGCCGCGTGCGGGCCATGCAGCTGCTGCTCACCGTGCTGGTCATCTTCCTCGTGTGCTTCACGCCCTTCCACGCTCGCCAGGTGGCCGTGGCTCTGTGGCCCAGCGTGCCGCGCCGCGCCAGCCTCGTGGCCTATCATGTGGCTGTGACCCTCAGCAGCCTCAACAGCTGCATGGACCCCATCGTCTACTGCTTCGTCACCAGCAGCTTCCAGACCACCGTCCACGGCCTGTGTGGCCGGCGTGGAGCAGAGTGCGAGCCCAACGGCTGCGACATGGTCAGCGTGCACAAGAGCTCCAAGAGCTCAGCCCACCATCACATCCTCGGGGCCAGAGCTCGAGCCGTCACGCAGGCCCTGCCTAACAGGCCCGACGCTTAG